Within the Magnetospirillum sp. ME-1 genome, the region TGCCCAGCTTCGTCGGCTCCCTGTCCGATGCCGAGATCAAGGCGGTGCTGTCCTACATCGAATCAACCTGGCCGGCTGAGATCCAGGAACGCCGCGCCGCCATGCTGAAGCATTGATAGCGGCTACCGGCGGGCGCGGCTTGATGGTATCAGGGGGCGCGCTGATACCGCCGGGGAAGGGGACCTACACGTGACCGCCAAGATCAAGATCGGCAATTACGGCTATACCTGCCAGCCGCGCTGGGGCTTTGGCCGGCCGACCCATCCCCGCCTGACCGAGATCATCTTCCGGCAAAGGGCGGAATACGCCCGGCGCATCGACCATCTGCTGGGCCTGGCCGAGCACTTCGCCGCCATTCCGCTGGAGGAGCCCGACGAGGCTCCGGGTCCGCGCTGGATGAACCCCTGGTTCAGTGCCCTGGACGGCATGATGCTGACCGGCATGCTGGCGCGGCACGATCCGCGCCTGCTGATCGAGATCGGCTCGGGCAATTCCACCAAGTTCGCCCGCCACGCCATCACGGAGCGCCGCCTGCGCACCAGGATCGTCTCCATCGATCCAGAGCCCCGGGCCGAGGTGGATTCGCTGTGCGACGAGGTCATCCGGGCGCCGGCCGAGTTCGTCGATCCGTCCGTATTCTCGCGGCTCAAGCCGGGCGACATCCTGTTCATCGATTCCTCGCACCGCTCGCTCGAGAATTCCGACGTCACCGCCCTGTTCCTGGAAGTGCTGCCGGAATTGCCGCCCGGCGTGATCGTCCACGTCCACGACATCTATCTGCCCTACGACTACCCGCCGGCCGCCGAGGGGCTGATGTACAACGAGCAGTACATTCTGGCCGCCCTGCTGCTGGGCGAGCCCAAGTGGCTGGAGCCGGCCTTTCCCAACTACGCCGTGGTGCAGGACCCGCAATTGTCGGCCCGCCTGGGCCCGCTGTGGCAGGCCATCGGCACCAACGCCTTCCCGGCGCCCAGCACATCGTTCTGGCTGAACATCAAGAAGCGTCGCTAGCGTGTTGAATTAACACATGTGATCGATTAGGCGCCGCAGGAAGTCCTCGCACCTGGCGACCTGCTCGACGGTGATGAATTCGTCGGGGCGATGGGCCTGGGTGATGCTGCCGGGGCCGCAGACCACCGCCGGAATGCCGGCCTGCTGGAACAGCCCGGCCTCGGTGGTGAAGGCCACCTTGCTGGTCCGGTTGGAGCCCGACAGGGCGCAGACCAGACGAACCGCGGCATCCATCTCGTCCATGCCGAGACCCGGCGTCGAATTGTGCTCGTCGAGCGTGATGCCGCTGGCCTCGCTGATGCCCAGCATCTCAGGCACCAGATCCTGGGCCCAGCCCCGAACCTCCGCCATCAGTTCCTCGGGGTCGTGATCGGGCAGGTTGCGGATCTCGAATTCGAACGAGCAGGACTTGGGGACGATGTTGAGCGCCGTGCCGCCCTGCATGGTCCCGGTGTGGACCGTGGTGTAGGGGGGCTGGTAGCCGTGGTCGAAGGGGCCGTTTTCGCGGATGCGCCGCTGCATGGCCCGCAGTTTGACGACCATTTCGGCGGCGATCTCGACGGCGTTGACGCCCTGGTGGTTCAGGGCCGAGTGGCATTCGTGCCCTTCCACGTGGCAGCGCACGCTTTTCTTGCCTTTGTGGCCGATCACCGCCTTCATGTCGGTGGGTTCGCCGACGATGCAGAGAAGCGGCCGGACCGCCAGATGGGCCAGATCGTCGATCAGCCGGCGGACGCCGACGCAGCCCACCTCCTCGTCGTAGGAGAAGGCGAAATGAACCGGCATCTTCAGAGGCGCGGCGGCGAATTCGGGGGCCAGGGCCAGGCAGATGGCGATGAAGCTCTTCATGTCGGCGGTGCCGCGGCCGTAAAGCCTGCCATCGGCCCGGCGCAGGTGAAACGGGTCCGACGACCAGTCCTGACCATCCACCGGCACCACGTCGGTATGGCCGGACAGCACTATCCCGGGAACATCGGCGGGGCCAATTGTGGCAAAGATATTCGCCTTGTTCCTGGATTCGTCAAAAGTCCTGCGAACAGAAGCCCCAAGACCGGAAAGGATTTCTTCCGCCAGATCGATTAACTGTAAATTAGTCTTGTAACTTGTAGTATCGATCGCGATTAATTTCCCGATCGTTTCGATGCTGGCCGGCAGGGGCGTTTCGGCATGTTCGCTCAAGGACCCGTTCTCGCTCTGGGAGGCTTTGCGCAAGGCCCCCATCATATGGTGTCCGGTGGCCGGAAGGCCAGCCCCGCGCATCGACGTATAACCAATATCTTGTGGTTATTACGCATGCGGAGCGCTATTCTCCCGCATGCCGACGGAGCATGGGGCGGCTGGTTTTGTTGGTGGCGAGGGAGCGCGAGCTTGCAGCCCGTGATGCTTACGCATGAGTGACCCCGTGGCCGGGCGGCCCGCGGATATGACCGCACCCGATTCCGGCGTCAAGAACGCCGAGCCGCCCGCTTTCAGCATCGCCTCGCTGTCCACCCTGAAGAGCAATCTGTTCGACCTCGCCGTAGCGTCGCTGTTTCTCAACATCCTCGGTCTGGCGCTGCCCATGGCCCTGCTGCAGGTCTACGACCGTATCCTGCCCAACAAGTCGGTGGGCACCATGGTCTTCCTGATGGGAGCCGTGTTCGCCGCCCTGTTGCTGGAATCGTCGCTCAATTTCTGCCGCTCGTGGATCACCGGCTGGGTGGGCGCGAAGTTCGAGCATAATGCCGGCTGCACCGCGCTCAACCATCTGGTGATGGCCGGCGTGGACGAGTTCGAGAAGGACGGGTCCGGCGCCCATCTCGAGCGCATGAACTCGCTGGCCACGGTGCGCGAGTTCTATGCCGGCCAGGCCATGCTGACCCTGCTCGATCTGCCGTTCGCGGCGTTGTATCTCAGTCTGGTCGCCATGATGGGCGGCATCCTGGTCCTGGTGCCCGTCACCATTCTGGTGCTGTTTTGCGTCACCGCCGTCATTCTGGGCGGCAAACTGCGCGGCGCGCTGCAAAAGCGCATGACCGCCGACGATCGCCGCTTCAACTTCATCATCGAGGTGCTGGGCGGCATCCATAGCGTCAAGGCCTTCGCCATGGAGGCCCAGATGGTGCGCCGCTACGAGCGATTGCAGGAGACCTGTGCCGAAGGCGCCTATCAGGTGGCGCTCAATTCATCGACCGCCATGGGCATCTCCTCGTTCTTTTCCCAGGCGACCACCGTCTGCGTCGCCATGTTCGGAGCCCTGGTGGTGCTGAACGGCGAGATGACCACCGGTGGTCTGGCCGCCTGTTCCATGCTGGCCGGCCGCGCCATGGCGCCCATTCAGAAGGCGCTGGGGGTCTGGACCCGCTTCCAGTCGTTCATGCTGGCCCGCCATCGGCTGACCGAACTGTTCAAGCTGAGGCCGGAATCGGCGAAGGACCTGCCCAAGATGACCGCCTGCAAGGGCGGGCTGGAACTGATCGATTGCAGTTTCCGCTATGGCGAAAAGCTGCCGGTCATCATCCGCGACGCCTCCATCAAGATCGGCGAGGGCGAGTGCATCGCCATCTCGGGCGGGAACGGCAGCGGCAAGACCACGTTGCTGACCCTGATGCAGGGCGCCATCAAGCCGACCACCGGGCAGGTGCTGGTGGACGGCCAGCCCATGACCATGTTCGAACCCCAAAGCGTGCGTGACCACATCGCCTTCCTGCCGCAGATGGGCGTGCTGTTCCAGGGGACGATCTTGCAGAACATCACCATGTTCCGTAAGGAATTCGACGACGTGGCGGTCGAGACCGCCGCGCTGCTCGGCCTGGACGAGGTGGTGGCGACCATGGCGCTCGGCTATGACACCCCGGTGGGCGACGGCGCCTATGATTCCCTGCCGCGCGGCATCAAGCAGCGCATCGCCATCGCCCGCGCCCTGGTCAACAATCCCCGCGTCGTGCTGTTCGACGAGGCCAACACCGCGGTGGACACCACCGGCGACAACTTCCTGCGCGTCTGGCTCGAGCGGGCCAAGGGCAAGCGCACCCTTGTGCTGGTCACGCCGCGTCCGTCGCTGGTCAAACTGGCCGACCGGGTGTTCGACCTGAAGGACGGCACGCTGATCGCCAAGCCGCCCCGCGAGGAGCGGCCGCCCATGCCCGAAGCTCCGCCCGGCCTGCTGCCCCAGGGAGGGCCGGCATGACCGCTGCCCACAACAGCCTGTCGACGCGCAAGCCCAACCAGCAGGCCATCGAGCAGTACGAGCAGCAACTGGCCCAGAATGCCCTGGGCGGGTTCTCGGCCACCTCGGATCTGGCGGCCTGCCTGTTGCCTCTGCTGAAGTCGCTGGGGTGGAAGGGCGATCCCCGCCATGTGGCGGAATCCCTGCCG harbors:
- a CDS encoding class I SAM-dependent methyltransferase, with the translated sequence MTAKIKIGNYGYTCQPRWGFGRPTHPRLTEIIFRQRAEYARRIDHLLGLAEHFAAIPLEEPDEAPGPRWMNPWFSALDGMMLTGMLARHDPRLLIEIGSGNSTKFARHAITERRLRTRIVSIDPEPRAEVDSLCDEVIRAPAEFVDPSVFSRLKPGDILFIDSSHRSLENSDVTALFLEVLPELPPGVIVHVHDIYLPYDYPPAAEGLMYNEQYILAALLLGEPKWLEPAFPNYAVVQDPQLSARLGPLWQAIGTNAFPAPSTSFWLNIKKRR
- the argE gene encoding acetylornithine deacetylase; amino-acid sequence: MRKASQSENGSLSEHAETPLPASIETIGKLIAIDTTSYKTNLQLIDLAEEILSGLGASVRRTFDESRNKANIFATIGPADVPGIVLSGHTDVVPVDGQDWSSDPFHLRRADGRLYGRGTADMKSFIAICLALAPEFAAAPLKMPVHFAFSYDEEVGCVGVRRLIDDLAHLAVRPLLCIVGEPTDMKAVIGHKGKKSVRCHVEGHECHSALNHQGVNAVEIAAEMVVKLRAMQRRIRENGPFDHGYQPPYTTVHTGTMQGGTALNIVPKSCSFEFEIRNLPDHDPEELMAEVRGWAQDLVPEMLGISEASGITLDEHNSTPGLGMDEMDAAVRLVCALSGSNRTSKVAFTTEAGLFQQAGIPAVVCGPGSITQAHRPDEFITVEQVARCEDFLRRLIDHMC
- a CDS encoding peptidase domain-containing ABC transporter, with amino-acid sequence MTAPDSGVKNAEPPAFSIASLSTLKSNLFDLAVASLFLNILGLALPMALLQVYDRILPNKSVGTMVFLMGAVFAALLLESSLNFCRSWITGWVGAKFEHNAGCTALNHLVMAGVDEFEKDGSGAHLERMNSLATVREFYAGQAMLTLLDLPFAALYLSLVAMMGGILVLVPVTILVLFCVTAVILGGKLRGALQKRMTADDRRFNFIIEVLGGIHSVKAFAMEAQMVRRYERLQETCAEGAYQVALNSSTAMGISSFFSQATTVCVAMFGALVVLNGEMTTGGLAACSMLAGRAMAPIQKALGVWTRFQSFMLARHRLTELFKLRPESAKDLPKMTACKGGLELIDCSFRYGEKLPVIIRDASIKIGEGECIAISGGNGSGKTTLLTLMQGAIKPTTGQVLVDGQPMTMFEPQSVRDHIAFLPQMGVLFQGTILQNITMFRKEFDDVAVETAALLGLDEVVATMALGYDTPVGDGAYDSLPRGIKQRIAIARALVNNPRVVLFDEANTAVDTTGDNFLRVWLERAKGKRTLVLVTPRPSLVKLADRVFDLKDGTLIAKPPREERPPMPEAPPGLLPQGGPA